A single window of Danaus plexippus chromosome 31, MEX_DaPlex, whole genome shotgun sequence DNA harbors:
- the LOC116778237 gene encoding uncharacterized protein LOC116778237 isoform X2: protein MFCSLGKCNERCGVGSDTETGDGLDNSIPVDEVASAVAAVSDEIGDILKDELGDAERADRIGAELADLTAELGRLAGLTGEPQQKLPSLFELVIGHQVVGGRGSGSGSSSSSWSGRGRARRPTRQRAARRRPIAKGKEISRLRSAVARRVAMRVRRVEVVSDASDVGADSDSDDQWTEMDENSGSTDSSSGKDVGMHMDCPSYQHKGSVEPPAMGQFLLPLLSGAEHGAPPEHEQFLIRHEDILQLLASAEENVSEDQPARDTGLEATHDVVSELYDSEPVVTPEDEAALLHYVCAEPPPPEPFKPVEEWLLGVYHSWCEISALMYTLVGTNMSSEMSRSPWSYVARFGCHCRLCLSLANNETALQTWMHGLVAELAGGSTAPLGANIVRALGLSPGEHLPPSTWDIARLQRTAVCDDSLSIIQNHLVRLSQENDVTSQIVNNICLCRTYDRPFEKQYAMERFCKLLENFKTASSITFKVEMVPSDGGDGTIAGGGWWRSRLANKLAPHHARSTRERLQHMAARTAPHDLSAWAGYKHRCDCLTPRTLCAQQRKQLLRISFFGMMQAVNEFNGNKDSEKPPVDVKDNSSRELQQGDGTGAKPPDSLDDANSLDLSDSNVTVDLDDLSSSSADSHGQSTSSLDSASELLLAAAAAVDSGSSGSGGGQLCRTVKQLMRSIASIERLMDRVLQHCDRWGDRDARKRVDVGLSEVDRKLMAMYRRLPDVHRRQLQLYRKQKRLSTVCTQLVGGRAPAPPPPGTPPPAPSHAPCRPLCPEYHLQRFKEVRRKVMHMRDQQLYYHRLRIWLEDQLRVERESHPECNVTLVEDLPKRKRRNLSPKLPKMSSAPKRKLKPTLHNSRPHKILQLLKNRTNEDMSPYKDIDDMKEVEPPEAFPLNKDDLSDAETIVGDKDDLCKEMKECLAKFANFALKDKEAPEKDYPESISPPLQEMSPTTVDPPLYNQKSRIINKISSDKIDFCQGPEINVPLNARAPPKEDKDDDKNDVYKYVTFGLKIKKAMEECQNIINSYNRGGDKRKVEEPPSLEQIIEVMMTLDKNSAEFLEKMLSEDPIDESIDMNMAVSKLSELLENMMPQTLANMPEIATKLSEFGAAELQENGSAVKNPQPNETQLTPETLRQIREIKLSKRDAVKVTKNTAKRKISRRIRNDEVFEFEGALNDIVKDEKDLQNLIGNKTNKDEIKDLVYSISAQVFVNKVFENVKDKTAANRTEDKDTSPNTINFEMFSRMSTLFDNSFKAAMSMNELRSLVKCRVNSWKQYVAAKFKSIPLELLDNEIEPMIERFYSYIQESASKQCCNESDKIIENIEELRKNEDSNESDSESCPASKETLKQYTKLLNTFALSTFDLLIMKLSDMPNEMKCTVKSLKFKYIDVIRRCAESEQLVAWILLDPETATTVIQELTALEVRKVDNAPNFSNLSNERKQEYFINRLHEMNRQYMESLPKKRLTGDEWLVILYRLEQLEERLKDAFSKVPQPTKAIVQTQNASEAEILAARGLSKIIGKANVRIVKKPENQPVKPKKEPEIEPINENDDKKPKNDAPSAKNEATPTSKAENNLLDSCNTIKSYLTSGFPVPESYKKHVISLCSTIDAKLLDIEENLIDEEDKNVSNQNPELLAKYTAQALRNAKEALNAVAFGNMTRNGQTKSESDVCDTPKNNCKWTNDCVCDNCKDDKKDDKKKIKKAVKCENGNHQQHVCKAGHGVCAGEGGPDAPCNCCYCTVFGHAPPLTTPVPRNFNETRERLRSILNKKKQKCKTNGEVESPTERSPPQPTPPALPKTLPPDLTTQAQQKRQAMEQKQLADKMSDKTTDKMTDKGADKMADKMAELVVKEEPEIQNPPPPPAQPVKTEGKVNAAAVEKIRLEIQFRQQLRQMQQQQQPPQQQQQQPQQPAPQQQQQQKKPEPIYDLPIHNKPTLTPQQQQQIRQQQQQRQDALIRQQMQIQQQQLQQQQIQQQQMQQQQVQQQQVQQQQIQQQQIQQQQILQQQQLQQQQQQQMQQQQMQQQQLKQQQMQQQQLQQQQLQQQQLQQMRSRQQNVSLSSRDTSVFSTSSGCSGGSCWRGGCRSDPRDLDALLQYIEGPSRHVDRGKKRAKKQRQRGKRMESRLVNQLQQLQSELQSARATVTALQRAHASANRDLTHAKATIAASKGKKGKKQKMNPSQQAKMQVVMEQLSEYTSLVNTTAKELQIGERRVAELTRRLRECEKEIEEARILQGKDVAGEHQQQQQLQQQQQQQQQQQQLHQQQQQHLQERQKNNITDSTRVNHPPAETQPVQNVPEVKTDSKKTWEQAIAHINQLAKGAAKEKKKQKDAQAQKKDTKQKPSEPEVQLSKKQRKLLAKQQAEEEEKKKQQQEAKSKKDKTEPLKVDNNKKKDKEKDKKEEKKEKKEEKKDKKKEDKKGKENKQEKPAPAKSKSQTKRDKKGQSANPTGHSGGQGQVINITPDTTIEVVSKKVVSSAEADKPSSCSIMEQLSSGVQVADLKLPPGITLTRVQPGEKKDPPVIKTLAPPRRPIVAPTAIEPPKIIIPEATTKTKKGKKKAKKCDGEVKPEAKMVTLRNPMFHPNLPPVQVQPQKNEIRVPEPIPMPPAPCQATITPTSNGMYTIRNPLMSMMHQQNLIRTQNPQAYHYNYINSYDQKPETEQNFHNRIMNLASFTQKNDEGYSLFKTNSSQEKSFLSPEYFDTPKVSPNPIGTRPGYEDSLFTTAIPEPIGPPLRKEDYRGYTPFGQEDRNVFRNALFSDKPDKADHMNGELPYFQRLRAGAKLNNEVTVHYVTDSKLYKGQEHKEPDSSLFSPWPNNCQPAMNETTEEASQAHRPESSVFLPDRSLTNLSSLDASERDIESFKRFDFFFDPPQYKPKVQLDVRNIADTMRHNK from the exons TTGCTGGCCTCAGCGGAAGAAAATGTAAGCGAGGACCAACCAGCTCGTGACACGGGATTGGAGGCGACGCATGACGT TGTATCAGAATTATATGACTCGGAACCGGTTGTGACACCTGAAGATGAGGCAGCCCTGCTACACTATGTCTGCG CTGAACCACCACCACCAGAGCCCTTCAAACCTGTTGAGGAGTGGCTGTTGGGGGTCTACCATTCCTGGTGTGAGATCAGTGCTCTCATGTACACCCTCGTTGGGACCAACAT GAGTTCAGAGATGTCGAGGTCGCCCTGGTCGTACGTCGCTCGTTTCGGATGTCACTGCCGCCTGTGTCTGTCACTAGCCAATAACGAAACGGCCCTTCAGACCTGGATGCACGGACTGGTAGCCGAGTTAGCTG GGGGTAGCACAGCACCGCTGGGAGCCAACATTGTCCGAGCGCTGGGGCTTTCACCCGGAGAGCATCTACCACCTTCCACCTGGGATATTGCTAGACTACAGAGGACTGCTGTCTGCGATGACA GTCTATCGATAATCCAGAATCACCTGGTAAGATTGTCCCAGGAGAATGACGTGACCAGCCAGATTGTGAACAACATTTGCCTATGCAGAACATATGACCGGCCCTTCGAGAAGCA atatgcAATGGAAAGATTCTGTAAACTCCTAGAAAACTTCAAGACTGCATCTAGTATAACATTTAag GTGGAGATGGTACCCAGCGATGGTGGCGACGGCACCATCGCTGGTGGTGGGTGGTGGCGGTCAAGGCTGGCGAACAAGTTGGCGCCCCACCACGCCCGCTCCACCAGGGAGAGACTACAACACATGGCGGCTAGGACGGCGCCGCACGACc TAAGCGCGTGGGCGGGCTACAAACATCGATGCGATTGTCTCACACCTAGGACGCTATGCGCTCAGCAGAGGAAACAATTGCTCAG GATCTCGTTCTTCGGCATGATGCAGGCTGTGAACGAATTCAACGGCAATAAAGATTCTGAAAAG CCGCCGGTGGACGTTAAGGATAACTCAAGTAGGGAGCTACAGCAGGGTGATGGGACAGGCGCTAA ACCTCCGGATTCCCTGGACGACGCTAATTCTCTGGACCTCAGCGATTCCAACGTGACAGTGGATCTGGATGATT TGTCATCATCGTCAGCGGACTCCCACGGCCAGTCCACTTCCTCGTTGGACTCGGCCTCCGAGCTTCTGCTGGCGGCTGCCGCGGCCGTGGACTCGGGCTCCTCGGGCTCCGGCGGCGGTCAGCTGTGCCGCACCGTGAAGCAGCTCATGAGATCTATAGCGTCCATAGAGAGGCTCATGGACAGGGTGCTGCAGCACTGCGACCGGTGGGGCGACCGGGATGCCAG GAAGCGTGTGGATGTTGGTCTGTCTGAAGTGGATCGGAAGCTGATGGCGATGTACCGTCGTCTGCCGGATGTGCACAGGAGACAGCTGCAGCTGTACAGGAAACAGAAGAGGCTCTCCAct GTGTGTACTCAGCTGGTGGGCGGCCGAGCACCAGCTCCCCCGCCGCCCGGGACTCCGCCCCCCGCCCCCTCACATGCGCCCTGCAGGCCCCTCTGTCCGGAGTACCACCTGCAACGGTTTAAGGAG GTGCGTCGGAAGGTGATGCATATGAGAGACCAACAGCTATACTACCACAGACTGAGGATTTGGCTCGAAGACCAGCTCAGGGTCGAGAGGGAGAG tCATCCAGAATGCAACGTGACCCTCGTAGAGGATTTGCCAAAACGCAAGCGACGTAACCTCAGTCCGAAGTTGCCAAAAATGAGTTCAGCGCCGAAGAGAAAATTGAAACCCACCCTCCACAACAGCAGACCTCATAAGATACTCCAGCTGTTGAAGAACAGAACCAACGAGGACATGTCCCCATACAAAGACATCGACGACATGAAGGAGGTGGAACCGCCCGAAGCGTTCCCTCTGAACAAGGACGATTTGAGCGACGCGGAAACGATAGTAGGGGACAAGGACGACCTCTGCAAGGAGATGAAGGAGTGCCTAGCGAAATTCGCAAACTTCGCCCTCAAAGACAAGGAAGCACCCGAAAAGGATTATCCTGAGTCCATCAGTCCGCCGTTGCAGGAGATGTCCCCTACCACCGTCGATCCGCCGCTGTACAATCAGAAATctagaataataaacaaaatatccaGCGACAAGATCGATTTCTGTCAAGGGCCGGAGATCAACGTGCCGTTGAACGCCAGGGCGCCGCCTAAGGAAGACAAGGACGATGACAAGAACGATGTCTACAAATATGTGACGTTTGGGCTGAAAATCAAGAAAGCTATGGAGGAGTGCCAGAACATAATAAACTCGTATAACAGAGGCGGCGATAAGAGGAAAGTGGAGGAGCCGCCGTCCCTGGAGCAGATCATCGAGGTAATGATGACGTTGGACAAGAATTCAGCGGAGTTCCTGGAGAAGATGCTGTCAGAGGATCCTATAGACGAGTCCATAGACATGAACATGGCTGTGTCCAAACTATCGGAACTTTTGGAGAACATGATGCCGCAGACATTGGCGAATATGCCGGAGATTGCTACGAAACTGTCCGAATTTGGGGCGGCTGAGCTTCAGGAAAACGGTTCCGCCGTCAAGAATCCGCAGCCCAACGAGACCCAGCTAACCCCGGAGACACTGAGACAGATACGCGAGATAAAACTATCGAAACGGGATGCCGTTAAAGTGACCAAGAACACGGCGAAGAGGAAAATCAGCCGGAGGATAAGAAACGACGAGGTGTTCGAATTTGAGGGCGCTCTGAACGACATCGTGAAAGATGAGAAGGATTTACAGAATCTGATCGGCAACAAAACGAACAAGGACGAGATCAAGGACCTGGTGTATTCTATATCCGCCCAAGTGTTCGTTAACAAAGTGTTCGAAAACGTCAAAGACAAGACAGCAGCAAACAGGACAGAGGACAAGGACACGTCGCCTAACACTATCAACTTTGAAATGTTCTCAAGAATGTCGACGCTATTCGACAATTCCTTCAAGGCGGCCATGAGCATGAACGAGCTGAGGAGTCTGGTCAAATGCCGCGTCAACTCGTGGAAACAGTACGTGGCTGCGAAATTCAAAAGCATACCTTTAGAGCTACTCGACAACGAAATAGAACCGATGATAGAGAGGTTCTATTCGTATATACAGGAATCGGCGTCCAAGCAATGCTGTAACGAGAGCGATAAGATCATTGAGAACATAGAGGAGTTGAGGAAGAACGAAGACAGCAACGAGTCCGACAGCGAGAGCTGCCCGGCCTCCAAGGAGACCTTGAAGCAGTACACGAAGCTGCTGAACACCTTCGCTCTGAGTACATTTGACTTGCTCATAATGAAGCTGTCCGATATGCCCAACGAAATGAAGTGCACCGTGAAAAGCTTGAAGTTCAAATATATAGACGTCATCCGGCGGTGCGCGGAGTCCGAACAACTCGTGGCCTGGATACTCCTGGATCCAGAGACAGCCACCACGGTCATCCAGGAACTGACGGCTCTCGAAGTGAGGAAAGTGGATAACGCACCGAACTTCTCGAATCTGAGCAATGAAAGGAAAcaggaatattttatcaatagatTGCACGAAATGAATAGACAGTACATGGAATCGCTGCCAAAAAAACGTTTGACCGGGGACGAATGGCTGGTCATACTGTACAGGCTGGAACAGCTAGAGGAGAGACTCAAAGACGCCTTCTCCAAAGTGCCCCAACCCACCAAAGCCATCGTTCAGACCCAGAACGCCAGCGAGGCGGAGATATTAGCGGCGAGGGGTCTCAGCAAGATAATCGGCAAGGCTAACGTCAGAATAGTCAAGAAACCGGAAAACCAGCCGGTCAAACCGAAAAAGGAACCGGAAATCGAACCCATCAACGAGAACGACGACAAGAAACCCAAAAACGACGCGCCTTCAGCAAAAAACGAGGCGACACCGACTTCGAAAGCCGAAAACAACCTCTTAGATAGCTGCAACACGATCAAATCCTATTTAACATCAGGATTTCCGGTGCCAGAGAGCTACAAGAAGCACGTCATATCACTCTGCTCGACCATAGACGCCAAACTGCTGGACATTGAGGAAAACCTCATAGACGAGGAAGACAAAAACGTGTCCAATCAAAACCCGGAGCTCCTCGCGAAATACACGGCTCAGGCTCTAAGAAACGCCAAGGAGGCGTTGAACGCGGTCGCCTTCGGTAACATGACTAGGAACGGGCAGACCAAGTCGGAGAGCGACGTCTGCGACACGCCCAAGAACAACTGCAAGTGGACCAACGACTGCGTCTGCGACAACTGCAAAGATGACAAGAAGGACGACAAGAAGAAGATAAAGAAGGCTGTCAAATGTGAGAACGGGAACCACCAGCAGCATGTGTGTAAAG ccgGCCATGGCGTGTGTGCGGGCGAGGGCGGGCCAGACGCGCCGTGTAACTGTTGTTATTGCACAGTGTTCGGACACGCG CCCCCGCTGACGACTCCTGTACCGAGGAACTTTAATGAGACCAGAGAACGACTGAGATCTATACTGAATAAGAAGAAACAGAAGTGTAAAACTaat GGTGAGGTGGAATCACCAACAGAGCGTTCGCCCCCTCAGCCCACACCCCCG GCATTACCGAAAACCCTGCCCCCGGATTTGACGACTCAGGCGCAGCAAAAGAGACAGGCTATGGAGCAGAAACAGCTGGCCGACAAAATGTCCGACAAGACGACAGACAAGATGACAGACAAGGGGGCTGACAAAATGGCCGACAAGATGGCGGAGCTTGTTGTCAAAGAAGAGCCAGAAATTCAG AACCCCCCACCACCACCGGCCCAGCCAGTGAAGACGGAAGGCAAAGTTAACGCAGCGGCAGTAGAGAAAATAAGACTGGAGATT CAATTCAGACAACAGCTGAGACAGATGCAACAGCAGCAACAGCCACCGCAGCAGCAGCAACAACAGCCACAACAACCAGCGCcgcaacaacaacaacagcaAAAGAAACCCGAGCCAATATACGATCTGCCGATACACAACAAGCCGACACTGACGCCACAACAACAACAGCAAATAAGACAACAACAG CAACAACGCCAGGATGCACTAATTCGGCAGCAGATGCAAATTCAACAACAACAGCTGCAACAACAGCAGATTCAGCAACAGCAGATGCAGCAACAACAGGTGCAGCAACAACAGGTGCAGCAGCAGCAAATACAGCAGCAACAGATACAGCAACAGCAAATCCTGCAGCAGCAACAGCTTCAACAACAGCAACAGCAGCAGATGCAACAGCAGCAGATGCAGCAGCAGCAGCTGAAGCAACAGCAGATGCAACAACAGCAGTTACAGCAACAACAATTGCAGCAACAACAGCTGCAACAAATGAGGAGTCGACAACAGAACGTGTCTCTATCTAGTAGAGATACCAGTGTATTCTCGACGTCTAGCGGCTGTTCTGG CGGCTCGTGTTGGCGTGGCGGGTGCCGCTCGGACCCGCGGGACCTGGACGCGCTGCTGCAGTACATCGAGGGGCCCTCGCGACACGTTGACAGAGGGAAGAAGAGGGCCAAGAAACAGCGACAGAGGGGCAAGAGg ATGGAATCCCGCCTGGTGAATCAGCTGCAACAGCTGCAATCAGAGCTCCAATCCGCTCGAGCAACAGTCACCGCCCTACAGAGGGCGCACGCATCGGCGAACAGGGACCTGACACACGCTAAAGCAACAATCGCAGCTAGTAAAGGAAAGAAGG gtAAGAAGCAGAAAATGAATCCATCCCAGCAGGCGAAGATGCAGGTGGTTATGGAACAGCTTAGTGAATACACGTCCCTGGTTAACACCACGGCTAAG GAACTACAAATAGGAGAACGAAGGGTAGCTGAATTGACGCGCAGATTGAGAGAATGTGAGAAAGAGATAGAGGAAGCTAGGATACTACAGGGCAAGGATGTGGCTGGCGAGcatcaacaacaacaacaactacAACAACAGCAacagcagcagcagcagcagcaaCAGTTACATCAGCAACAGCAACAGCATTTGCAAGAAAGACAGAAGAACAACa TTACAGATTCGACAAGGGTAAATCACCCGCCAGCCGAGACGCAGCCAGTGCAGAATG TTCCAGAAGTTAAAACTGATAGCAAGAAGACCTGGGAACAGGCGATCGCTCACATCAACCAGTTAGCTAAGGGAGCTGCTAAAgaaaag AAGAAACAGAAGGATGCGCAGGCGCAGAAGAAAGACACGAAACAGAAGCCATCGGAGCCGGAAGTGCAGCTGTCCAAGAAACAGAGGAAACTGTTGGCCAAACAACag GCTGAGGAAGAAGAGAAGAAAAAACAACAGCAGGAGGCTAAGAGCAAAAAAGATAAAACGGAACCTCTTAAAgtagacaataataaaaagaaagataaagaaaaagataAGAAGGAGgagaagaaagaaaagaaagagGAGAAGAAGGATAAGAAGAAAGAGGATAAGAAAGGAAaggaaaataaacaagaaaaacctg CACCAGCTAAAAGTAAATCTCAAACTAAGAGGGATAAGAAGGGTCAGTCAGCTAATCCAACTGGTCATTCAGGTGGTCAGGGTCAAGTCATCAACATAACGCCGGACACAACCATAGAGGTTGTTAGCAAAAAG GTCGTGAGCAGCGCTGAAGCCGACAAGCCCTCGTCTTGTAGCATTATGGAACAACTGAGTAGTGGAGTCCAG GTCGCTGATCTCAAGCTTCCACCGGGTATAACACTGACCAGGGTCCAGCCCGGAGAGAAGAAAGATCCGCCTGTTATAAAGACACTT GCCCCGCCTCGTCGACCGATAGTCGCTCCCACCGCCATAG AACCACCCAAGATAATAATACCAGAAGCGACGACGAAAACAAAGAAAGGCAAGAAGAAAGCGAAGAAATGTGACGGCGAAGTGAAGCCGGAAGCCAAGATGGTGACGCTCAGGAACCCCATGTTCCATCCCAACCTGCCGCCGGTGCAAGTGCAGCCGCAGAAGAACGAGATACGGGTCCCCGAGCCCATCCCCATGCCGCCCGCGCCCTGCCAGGCCACCATCACGCCGACCTCCAACGGCATGTACACTATACGGAACCCGCTCATGTCCATGATGCACCAGCAGAACCTCATCCGGACCCAGAACCCGCAGGCCTACCACTACAACTACATCAACAGCTACGACCAGAAGCCGGAGACGGAGCAGAACTTCCACAACAGGATCATGAATCTCGCGTCGTTCACGCAGAAGAACGACGAGGGCTACTCGCTGTTCAAGACGAACAGCAGCCAGGAGAAGAGCTTCCTCAGTCCCGAGTACTTCGACACGCCCAAGGTCTCCCCGAACCCGATCGGCACCAGGCCGGGCTACGAGGACTCGCTGTTCACCACGGCGATCCCGGAACCGATCGGGCCGCCGCTCAGGAAGGAGGACTACAGGGGCTACACGCCCTTCGGCCAGGAGGACAGGAACGTGTTCAGGAACGCGCTGTTCAGCGACAAGCCCGATAAGGCCGATCACATGAACGGCGAGCTGCCGTACTTCCAGCGGCTGCGGGCGGGCGCCAAGCTGAACAACGAGGTCACCGTGCACTATGTGACGGATTCGAAACTGTACAAGGGGCAG GAACACAAAGAGCCGGATTCCTCACTCTTCTCCCCGTGGCCCAATAACT GCCAGCCGGCGATGAACGAGACGACAGAAGAGGCGTCGCAAGCGCACAGACCCG agTCCAGCGTGTTCCTCCCAGACCGGTCTTTAACGAACCTGTCCAGTCTAGACGCGTCTGAGAGAGACATAGAATCCTTCAAGAGGTTCGACTTCTTCTTCGACCCGCCGCAGTACAAGCCCAAGGTCCAGCTGGACGTGCGCAACATAGCGGACACCATGAGACACAACAAATAG